Below is a window of Rubinisphaera margarita DNA.
TGCCGAGCCGCCGAAGTTTCCGTCCGGCCCCTGACAATGCAGCAGCAGTCCGCCATCACGGGCTCGATCTTTGCGGGTTCGCCAGGTCGCCGTGCCCCAGCGGTACTCCATCACGAGGTAATAGTTCGCGTACTCCTCGCGAGTGATGAGTCCTCCGAAACCGTCGCCGGAAATGCGAAGGATTCCATCCGGTTTGAGCGTGAAGACGCCCCGGGGATCTTCATGGCGATCGTCAGTCAGCCACGTGTACCAGTGCGTCTTGAGATCTTTCGACGGTACGAGCGTGATGGTCTTTTCAGGGACGACGGCTGGAGTCTTCTTCTCAGGTTCAGCCGCGGTGGCGTGGTTGACGAGAAGAGAGGTCAGGGAAACAGCAAAAAGAGCGGAGAGGCAAAGACGTCTGATCATGGCGGCAGGTTCCCGGTGCTAAAGGCAAAGTGGGGAGGAAGGTCGTCCACGGGAGTGGACAGGCAGGTGGGCCGGTGAGCAGCGGAATCGATTGTACGAAACTCGGCTCCGAATCGCGAATCCAAAGCCCCTGTACTCTCTTCAAGGGAGGAACGGTCCTGATTGTCGATCCTTTCCCGGGCGAATTCAATCGGGTATACAGACGGCAGGAAGACCCACGAACTGACGTCCAGTTTGTCGCGAACCTGAATCCCACTCACAGAGGAAAGTCGCCCATGAAGAATCTTGTTTTCACCGTTGCAGGTCTACTGATGTTGTCGAACGTCGCTTTGGCGCAGAAGAAGCAGTTTGAAGTCGGGCAGCCGCTCGGTGCGGTGAATGAAGCCGGTCAGTTCGTCAAGATCAGCGACAATGTCAAAGTCTATGGCAGCTTCCGGTTCGCCGAGAGCGTCACTTACGATCCGGTTCGCGATCTGCTGGTCGTCATGAACGCCGGCGTGCCCCAGGATCAGCAGGAAAACGATGGCTACGTCTCTCTGTTGAATCCGGATGGTTCCGTGCATACCACAAAGTGGATCGGCGCGAGCCGCAATGGCCTCACGCTGAATCACCCGCTCGGCAGTGCCGTTCTCGACGGCGTTCTTTACACCGCTGATATGGATACCGTGCGGACGTTCGACCTCGAAACGGGCGAACCCGGCCGCTCGTATCACGTGCCTGGCTCGACGTTTCTCAACGGAATCGGAGTCGCGAAAGACGGCACGATGTTTGTCTCGAACACGCGTCCGCCGGAACGGGTTTACAAAATCACCGCCGACGGCGACGTCTCCACGTTTGTCGATGGCAAGCCTCTGGTGAATCCGAACGGCGTCG
It encodes the following:
- a CDS encoding SMP-30/gluconolactonase/LRE family protein — its product is MKNLVFTVAGLLMLSNVALAQKKQFEVGQPLGAVNEAGQFVKISDNVKVYGSFRFAESVTYDPVRDLLVVMNAGVPQDQQENDGYVSLLNPDGSVHTTKWIGASRNGLTLNHPLGSAVLDGVLYTADMDTVRTFDLETGEPGRSYHVPGSTFLNGIGVAKDGTMFVSNTRPPERVYKITADGDVSTFVDGKPLVNPNGVAIDTDGNVVVVNVGDNAVMTFDPENGKLLKTEHAVEGGNDGIVILKDGTKYVSSVRFGSVSEIKPGQSARMIAAGIPSAASMGYDPKRNQLVIPMNNNNAVAFIKLGE